A window from Triticum aestivum cultivar Chinese Spring chromosome 6D, IWGSC CS RefSeq v2.1, whole genome shotgun sequence encodes these proteins:
- the LOC123141737 gene encoding disease resistance protein RGA2: MDLAISAVTGDLASRFISFLMNKYVDHLYSEQKVERLQQLLLRVHTVVEEADGRHITNSCMLMQLKTLSAAMYQGYHVLDNIRQHNGASKDSVSDSSTSSDYIIPFKRARTANSSSTIKAFNWELQSALQNLEAVVDHMVEFVVLLGGCERVSRRPYDTYLHVDNFLFGRHVEKQQIISFLLQENMPGPPAVLPVVGGRGVGKRTLVAHVCRYDRVRSHFAVILHLSGDGLTKITDNEIPSGKILVVVEFASDVDDDDWKTFYSTVTSMDRGSKVIILGRNESLKKFGTVQTISLNRLAFEEYKYLLKTLAFGSANPGDHPQLAEIVEEFAVVLGGSLIPGNLIAHAVRKNLNAHFWLSTLNRIRITMKMNISRFGFHPNELLDQGRPVHLGRHYLLSPAAPSPSSPNSSLPKLVFGDSLAEAGHTVPPKGDFWLVAWESRLPPYTSFSHLVRFVPSCVDDKPEASLSGKKRLGPSA; encoded by the exons ATGGATCTTGCAATATCCGCCGTTACAGGTGATCTTGCCAGCCGATTCATCTCTTTCCTCATGAACAAATATGTGGATCATCTGTACTCGGAGCAGAAGGTGGAGAGGCTACAGCAACTCTTGTTGAGAGTTCACACGGTCGTGGAGGAGGCAGATGGACGACACATCACCAACTCTTGTATGCTCATGCAGTTGAAGACGCTATCAGCAGCAATGTACCAAGGGTACCATGTGTTGGACAACATCAG GCAACATAATGGGGCATCCAAGGACTCGGTGAGCGATTCATCTACCTCGTCAGATTATATAATTCCTTTCAAACGTGCTCGCACAGCCAATAGTTCTTCGACAATCAAGGCCTTCAACTGGGAGTTACAAAGTGCACTTCAGAATCTGGAAGCTGTGGTTGACCACATGGTGGAGTTTGTCGTGCTTTTGGGCGGATGCGAGCGCGTCTCCCGTAGACCCTACGACACCTATCTTCACGTCGACAACTTCTTGTTTGGTCGGCATGTCGAGAAGCAGCAGATCATCAGCTTCTTGCTGCAAGAGAACATGCCTGGTCCTCCGGCAGTGCTACCAGTCGTCGGTGGACGTGGAGTTGGGAAGAGAACTCTTGTAGCACATGTATGCAGGTATGACAGGGTGCGTTCTCACTTCGCGGTTATTTTGCACCTGAGTGGAGACGGTCTTACCAAAATAACAGATAATGAAATTCCGTCAGGGAAGATACTGGTAGTTGTTGAGTTTGCTTCTGATGTAGATGACGATGACTGGAAAACATTTTATTCAACTGTTACGAGCATGGATAGAGGAAGCAAAGTGATAATCTTAGGCCGAAATGAAAGCTTGAAGAAATTTGGGACCGTACAGACTATTTCTCTGAACCGTCTGGCATTCGAGGAGTACAAGTACCTGCTCAAGACACTCGCATTCGGAAGCGCGAACCCAGGAGACCATCCGCAGTTAGCAGAGATAGTGGAAGAGTTTGCTGTGGTGTTGGGAGGATCACTCATCCCAGGAAACTTGATTGCACATGCAGTGAGAAAGAACCTGAATGCCCATTTCTGGCTTAGCACATTGAACAGGATCAGAATCACAATGAAGATGAACATTTCCAGGTTTGGCTTCCATCCAAATGAGCTTTTGGATCAAGGCCGTCCGGTACACCTCGGCCGTCATTACCTCTTGTCTCCTGCTGCTCCCTCTCCTAGCTCTCCAAATAGCAGTCTACCCAAACTGGTATTTGGGGACTCGCTAGCAGAAGCAGGCCATACTGTTCCACCGAAGGGAGATTTTTGGCTAGTCGCATGGGAGTCAAGGTTACCCCCATACACTTCATTTTCTCATCTGGTTCGCTTTGTTCCAAGTTGTGTCGATGATAAGCCTGAAGCATCCTTGTCAGGGAAGAAGCGTCTGGGGCCATCTGCCTAG